From Pseudomonas poae, the proteins below share one genomic window:
- a CDS encoding SRPBCC family protein: MTTQPAEFELSISRVIDAPRSRVFRAWTEPALLQQWWGPYGMTTPECEMNLWVGGLFRTLMRAPDGTEYPTQGVFLEIVAPRRLVFTDAFAPGWIPSGKPFMTAEVTLQEVDGNKTLYTARAMHWSQEDKQAHEAMGFHDGWGQSLERLVTLVTQGLPD; this comes from the coding sequence ATGACCACTCAACCCGCTGAATTTGAACTGTCCATCAGCCGCGTAATCGATGCGCCCCGCAGCCGGGTGTTCCGTGCCTGGACCGAGCCCGCGCTGCTGCAACAATGGTGGGGGCCCTACGGCATGACTACCCCCGAGTGCGAAATGAACCTGTGGGTCGGTGGCCTGTTTCGCACCTTGATGCGCGCCCCGGATGGCACCGAATACCCGACACAGGGCGTGTTTCTGGAAATCGTCGCGCCACGGCGGCTGGTATTTACCGACGCCTTTGCGCCGGGCTGGATCCCTTCGGGCAAGCCGTTTATGACCGCCGAAGTGACCCTGCAGGAAGTCGACGGCAACAAGACCCTCTACACCGCCCGTGCCATGCATTGGAGCCAGGAAGACAAGCAGGCCCACGAGGCCATGGGCTTTCATGACGGCTGGGGCCAGAGCCTGGAGCGCCTGGTGACGCTGGTCACCCAGGGCCTGCCCGATTGA
- a CDS encoding DUF6124 family protein, with protein sequence MIKEIDTPPTTLFTVIPDVSTETLLINSYETVCSVSTLLLDLSDDLTGKHRDVALAIHQLSELSVLLVGKAMDQHTPRC encoded by the coding sequence ATGATCAAAGAAATCGATACACCACCCACCACCCTCTTCACCGTTATCCCCGATGTGTCCACCGAAACCCTGCTGATCAACAGCTACGAAACCGTGTGTTCCGTCAGCACCTTGCTGCTTGACCTCTCCGATGACCTCACCGGCAAGCACCGCGATGTCGCCCTGGCCATTCATCAGTTGAGTGAGCTGAGTGTGTTGCTGGTGGGCAAGGCCATGGACCAGCACACCCCACGCTGCTGA
- a CDS encoding nuclear transport factor 2 family protein, whose amino-acid sequence MSTAINRLIEQWKHAVTAKDIEKIVSYYADDILAFDAVAALQFKGKAAYRAHWEECMKQCPGPGIFEFHELHIVEAPDSAFAHWLAHCGGTGPDGVLKTCWMRVTAGYQRINGQWKVVHEHWSAPFDMQTGAGLFDLKP is encoded by the coding sequence ATGAGTACTGCAATCAACCGCCTGATCGAGCAATGGAAACACGCGGTTACCGCCAAGGATATCGAGAAAATTGTCAGCTATTACGCCGACGATATCCTCGCGTTCGACGCCGTTGCCGCGCTGCAATTCAAGGGCAAGGCCGCCTACCGCGCCCATTGGGAAGAATGCATGAAACAGTGCCCCGGCCCCGGCATTTTCGAGTTTCATGAGTTGCATATCGTGGAGGCGCCGGACAGCGCATTTGCCCACTGGCTCGCGCACTGCGGCGGCACCGGGCCGGATGGGGTGCTCAAGACGTGCTGGATGCGCGTGACTGCCGGCTACCAACGCATCAATGGCCAATGGAAGGTGGTGCATGAGCATTGGTCTGCGCCCTTCGATATGCAAACCGGCGCCGGTCTGTTCGACCTGAAACCCTGA
- a CDS encoding RNA polymerase sigma factor: MTPAIEAIYRSESRRVLATLIRVLGDFDLAEEALHEAFFVAVQRWPQDGVPDNPRAWLVSTGRFKAIDRLRRQARFTPLLQEQADALEATDWNVEDVEDDRLRLIFTCCHPALAPDAQAALTLREICDLTTEEIARAFLATPTTIAQRIVRAKGKIREARIPYQVPSLDELPERLDSVLRVVYLVFNEGYSASMGADLTREDLTREAIRLARLLMELLPEPEVIGLLALMLLHESRRAARTSAGGELVLLDEQDRSLWDASLIAEGCALVEQALTNGRFGPYCLQAAIAAVHAEAPNAGETDWLQIVGLYDVLLRQMPSPVIELNRAVAVAMAQGPLAGLEQVDSILHRGELLDYHLAHAARGEFCRQLGRVAEARAAYENALSLTRQTPEKRFLERRLAELK, from the coding sequence TTGACGCCGGCGATCGAGGCGATTTACCGCAGCGAATCGCGGCGCGTGTTGGCGACGCTGATTCGCGTGCTCGGTGATTTCGACTTGGCCGAAGAAGCGCTGCATGAGGCGTTTTTTGTCGCTGTGCAGCGCTGGCCGCAGGACGGTGTACCGGACAACCCTAGGGCCTGGCTGGTCTCGACCGGGCGTTTCAAAGCCATCGACCGGTTACGTCGCCAGGCTCGATTTACCCCTTTATTGCAGGAGCAGGCCGACGCGCTGGAGGCGACCGACTGGAATGTTGAAGACGTGGAAGACGACCGCCTGCGCCTGATTTTCACCTGCTGCCACCCGGCGCTGGCGCCCGACGCCCAGGCGGCGCTGACCTTGCGTGAGATCTGCGACCTCACCACCGAGGAAATCGCCCGCGCTTTTCTCGCCACGCCCACCACCATCGCCCAGCGCATCGTGCGCGCCAAGGGCAAGATCCGCGAGGCAAGGATCCCCTATCAAGTGCCGAGCCTCGACGAATTGCCCGAGCGCCTCGACAGCGTGTTGCGCGTGGTCTATCTGGTGTTCAACGAGGGTTATTCGGCGTCGATGGGGGCGGACCTCACACGGGAGGATCTGACCCGCGAAGCCATTCGCCTCGCTCGCCTGCTGATGGAGTTGCTGCCCGAGCCTGAAGTGATCGGGTTGCTGGCGCTGATGTTGCTCCACGAATCGCGCCGAGCGGCACGGACCTCGGCGGGCGGTGAACTGGTGCTGCTGGATGAACAGGACCGTTCGCTGTGGGACGCGTCCTTGATTGCTGAAGGCTGCGCACTGGTGGAACAGGCGCTGACCAACGGGCGTTTTGGGCCGTATTGCCTGCAGGCGGCCATAGCGGCGGTGCATGCCGAAGCGCCGAATGCGGGGGAAACCGACTGGCTGCAGATTGTCGGGCTTTACGATGTGTTGCTCAGGCAGATGCCATCGCCGGTGATCGAACTCAACCGCGCTGTGGCGGTGGCGATGGCGCAGGGGCCGTTGGCGGGGCTGGAACAGGTGGACAGTATTTTGCACCGCGGGGAGTTGCTGGATTACCACTTGGCGCATGCGGCGCGAGGGGAGTTTTGTCGGCAGTTGGGGCGGGTTGCAGAGGCCCGTGCGGCGTACGAAAACGCCCTGTCGCTGACCCGGCAAACCCCGGAAAAGCGCTTCCTCGAACGACGCCTGGCCGAACTCAAATAA
- a CDS encoding GyrI-like domain-containing protein, translating into MDQQTKQPLEPRMEEGKALVIAGVQGRYSKATVGDIPRLWELFDTCIKDIKQRVGGVTYGVCHNPSHGEFDYLAGVEVPRKSDVPGNFESIEIPLHHYAVFPHYGPVQALEQTYERIMFEWLPHSGYKVAGADFERYSADFDARKGTGSVEIWLPVEAK; encoded by the coding sequence ATGGATCAGCAGACAAAACAACCGTTAGAGCCACGCATGGAAGAAGGCAAAGCCTTGGTGATCGCCGGTGTACAGGGGCGTTATTCCAAGGCCACCGTCGGTGATATCCCACGGCTGTGGGAATTATTTGATACCTGCATCAAGGACATCAAGCAGCGCGTCGGCGGCGTGACCTACGGCGTGTGCCATAACCCCAGCCATGGCGAGTTCGATTACCTGGCCGGGGTTGAAGTGCCGCGCAAAAGCGATGTGCCCGGTAATTTCGAGTCCATCGAAATCCCGCTGCACCACTACGCGGTGTTCCCGCACTACGGCCCGGTGCAGGCACTGGAACAGACGTACGAGCGGATCATGTTCGAGTGGTTGCCGCACTCGGGCTACAAGGTCGCCGGGGCGGATTTCGAGCGCTACAGCGCGGATTTTGATGCGCGCAAGGGCACAGGCAGTGTCGAGATCTGGTTGCCGGTGGAAGCCAAGTAA
- a CDS encoding LysR family transcriptional regulator, whose product MASNEVLQAFVQAATQGSFSAAARKLGKSQSTVSAAVASLEIDLDVVLFDRSSRKPTLTPAGHVLLQRAEQVLEASSRLELAASQLAQGLEPKVTIAMSDTYQSERFELALKAFEQRYPDLELEWLIAECEDLIALVQSGRAQMAFVEAQEVYPPDLTRAPVAERTEIALFVAPDHPLASLADINQQALQQHRELRLASIINPNETRPSGRVWSAPSFLMLMEMAQLGFGWAALPRWLVERFGNAGLVELNVRSWPRSVAVDALWSRHHPPGPAGSWMLGLMLD is encoded by the coding sequence ATGGCCTCCAATGAAGTGCTGCAGGCATTTGTGCAAGCGGCCACCCAAGGCTCGTTTTCGGCGGCAGCGCGCAAGTTGGGCAAGAGCCAGTCCACCGTCAGCGCCGCGGTGGCGAGCCTGGAGATTGACCTGGATGTGGTGCTGTTTGATCGCAGCAGCCGCAAGCCGACGCTCACCCCGGCGGGCCATGTGTTGCTGCAACGCGCCGAGCAGGTGCTGGAGGCCAGCAGCCGCCTGGAACTGGCGGCGAGCCAGTTGGCCCAGGGTTTGGAGCCTAAAGTGACGATTGCGATGTCTGATACCTACCAATCGGAACGCTTCGAACTTGCCCTCAAAGCCTTTGAGCAACGCTACCCGGACCTGGAACTGGAATGGTTGATCGCCGAATGCGAAGACTTGATCGCCCTGGTACAAAGCGGCCGCGCCCAGATGGCGTTTGTCGAGGCTCAAGAGGTTTATCCCCCCGACCTGACCCGTGCGCCCGTGGCGGAACGCACGGAAATCGCGCTGTTCGTCGCGCCGGATCATCCCTTGGCCAGCTTGGCTGACATCAACCAACAAGCCCTGCAGCAGCACCGTGAACTGCGCCTGGCGAGCATCATCAACCCGAATGAAACCCGCCCCAGTGGCCGTGTGTGGTCGGCCCCGAGCTTTCTGATGCTGATGGAAATGGCCCAACTCGGTTTCGGCTGGGCGGCGTTGCCGCGCTGGCTGGTGGAGCGCTTTGGCAACGCCGGGCTGGTTGAACTCAACGTGCGCAGCTGGCCGCGCTCGGTGGCGGTGGATGCGCTGTGGTCGCGGCACCACCCGCCTGGGCCGGCGGGGAGCTGGATGTTGGGGTTGATGCTGGACTGA
- a CDS encoding GNAT family N-acetyltransferase — protein METRLASYETLSLVQKQQLDTLQVHPEQLAYSGDIYCALNSLLVNPNPAAIKGFALLADDLPVAFLLLKRPPCLPHWADEHSATLHALQVDRNQQGRGFGKACLQALPAAALQAWPQIKALELSVDADNVAAMRLYLSAGWVDSGEAYKGRIGNERRLALTLIA, from the coding sequence ATGGAAACCCGCCTCGCCTCCTATGAGACGCTGAGCCTTGTGCAGAAACAGCAACTCGACACCCTGCAGGTGCATCCCGAACAACTGGCGTATTCCGGCGATATCTACTGCGCGCTGAACAGCCTGCTGGTCAACCCCAACCCCGCCGCCATCAAAGGCTTCGCCCTGCTCGCCGATGACCTGCCCGTGGCCTTTCTGCTGCTCAAACGCCCGCCGTGCCTGCCCCACTGGGCCGATGAACACAGCGCGACGCTGCATGCTTTACAGGTGGACCGCAACCAGCAAGGGCGGGGGTTCGGCAAAGCCTGCTTGCAGGCGCTGCCGGCCGCGGCTCTGCAGGCGTGGCCGCAGATCAAGGCGCTGGAGCTGTCGGTGGATGCGGACAATGTGGCGGCGATGCGGTTGTATCTGAGTGCAGGCTGGGTGGACAGCGGGGAGGCGTATAAGGGGCGGATTGGTAATGAGCGGCGCCTGGCGCTCACACTAATCGCATAA
- a CDS encoding LacI family DNA-binding transcriptional regulator, with the protein MMTSKNDKNTRTTGRPTLNEVARLAGVSPITASRALRGVSTVATELAEKVQRAAAELNYVVNPAARALASAQSHSVVVIVPSLSNLLFIETLEAIHQVLRPKGFEVLIGNSHYSRDEEENLLRNYMAYQPRGLLLTGFDRTESARRMVEASNVPSVYMMDLDPNAGVNCVGFSQLAAGETAAAHLLSRGYKRLAYIGAQLDQRTLLRGEGFRRALQQAGRYDPALELLTPRPSSVGLGGELFLQLLAAHPDVDAIFFGNDDLAQGALLEAMRHGINVPERVAVLGFNDLPASSFMVPRLSSISTPREAIGRRAAEHLLTIMAGNKIAKPVVDMGFELQVREST; encoded by the coding sequence CTGATGACCTCTAAGAACGATAAAAATACTCGCACCACCGGTCGCCCTACCCTCAACGAAGTAGCCCGCCTGGCCGGCGTCAGCCCGATTACCGCCTCCCGCGCCCTGCGTGGCGTGAGTACCGTGGCCACCGAACTGGCGGAAAAAGTGCAACGCGCCGCCGCCGAACTCAACTACGTAGTCAACCCCGCCGCCCGCGCCCTGGCCTCGGCGCAGAGCCATTCGGTGGTGGTCATCGTGCCGTCGCTGTCCAACCTGCTGTTTATCGAAACCCTCGAAGCCATCCACCAGGTGCTGCGGCCCAAGGGCTTTGAGGTGCTGATCGGCAACTCGCACTATTCACGCGATGAAGAAGAAAACCTGCTGCGCAACTACATGGCCTACCAGCCAAGGGGTTTGTTGCTGACCGGCTTTGATCGCACCGAAAGCGCCCGACGGATGGTCGAGGCGAGTAATGTGCCGAGCGTATACATGATGGACCTGGACCCCAACGCCGGCGTGAACTGCGTGGGCTTCTCGCAGTTGGCGGCAGGTGAAACGGCGGCGGCACATCTGCTGTCCCGGGGTTACAAACGCCTGGCCTATATTGGCGCGCAACTGGACCAACGCACGCTGCTGCGTGGCGAAGGTTTTCGCCGCGCCTTGCAGCAAGCCGGCCGGTACGACCCGGCGCTGGAGCTGCTGACGCCGCGCCCCTCCTCCGTGGGGCTGGGCGGCGAGCTGTTTTTGCAACTGCTGGCGGCCCATCCGGATGTGGATGCGATTTTCTTCGGCAACGACGACCTGGCCCAAGGCGCGCTGCTGGAGGCCATGCGCCATGGCATCAACGTGCCGGAACGCGTGGCGGTGCTGGGCTTTAACGACCTGCCGGCGTCGTCCTTCATGGTGCCGCGCTTGAGCAGCATCAGCACGCCGCGTGAAGCGATTGGCCGACGTGCGGCGGAGCATTTGCTGACGATCATGGCGGGCAACAAGATCGCCAAGCCGGTGGTGGATATGGGCTTTGAGTTGCAGGTGCGGGAGAGTACGTAG
- a CDS encoding YciI family protein: protein MKYLCLIYSNEQVLHTSPDSPADPECFAYAQAIQASGRMLAAEPLESVSTATTVRMRNGKLSITDGPFAETKEQLAGFYLIEAKDLNEAIQVAGGIPAARVGSVEVRPVRELNL, encoded by the coding sequence ATGAAATACCTCTGCCTGATTTACAGCAACGAGCAGGTGTTGCATACCTCGCCCGACAGCCCTGCCGACCCGGAGTGTTTCGCCTACGCCCAGGCCATCCAGGCCAGCGGCCGGATGCTCGCCGCCGAGCCGCTGGAGTCGGTGAGCACCGCCACCACCGTGCGGATGCGCAATGGCAAGCTGTCGATCACCGACGGGCCGTTTGCCGAAACCAAGGAGCAGCTCGCCGGGTTCTACCTGATAGAGGCCAAGGATTTGAATGAGGCGATCCAGGTGGCCGGTGGCATTCCGGCGGCCAGGGTCGGCAGTGTGGAAGTGCGCCCCGTGCGTGAATTGAATCTCTGA
- the alaC gene encoding alanine transaminase, translating into MADQGSPRRFARIDRLPPYVFNITAELKMAARRRGEDIIDLSMGNPDGATPPHIVEKMVTVAQREDTHGYSTSKGIPRLRRAISRWYKDRYEVDIDPESEAIVTIGSKEGLAHLMLATLDQGDTVLVPNPSYPIHIYGAVIAGAQVRSVPLVPGVDFFAELERAIRGSIPKPKMMILGFPSNPTAQCVELDFFERVIALAKQYDVLVVHDLAYADIVYDGWKAPSIMQVPGAKDIAVEFFTLSKSYNMAGWRIGFMVGNPELVNALARIKSYHDYGTFTPLQVAAIAALEGDQQCVKDIAEQYRQRRNVLVKGLHELGWMVENPKASMYVWAKIPEPYAAMGSLEFAKKLLLEAKVCVSPGIGFGEYGDDHVRFALIENQDRIRQAVRGIRGMFRADGLVNKA; encoded by the coding sequence ATGGCAGACCAAGGTTCGCCGCGCCGCTTTGCGCGCATAGATCGACTCCCCCCTTACGTGTTCAATATCACTGCCGAGCTGAAGATGGCTGCGCGTCGGCGCGGCGAAGACATCATCGACTTGAGCATGGGTAACCCTGACGGCGCCACGCCTCCACACATCGTGGAAAAAATGGTCACCGTCGCCCAACGCGAAGACACCCACGGCTACTCCACCTCCAAAGGCATTCCGCGCCTGCGCCGGGCGATTTCGCGCTGGTACAAGGACCGCTATGAGGTGGACATCGACCCCGAGTCGGAAGCCATCGTGACCATCGGTTCCAAGGAGGGCCTGGCGCACCTGATGCTGGCCACCCTGGACCAGGGCGACACCGTACTGGTGCCGAACCCCAGCTACCCGATTCACATCTACGGTGCCGTGATTGCCGGCGCCCAGGTGCGCTCGGTGCCGCTGGTGCCTGGCGTGGACTTCTTCGCCGAGCTGGAACGGGCGATTCGCGGCTCGATCCCCAAGCCGAAGATGATGATCCTCGGCTTTCCGTCCAACCCCACCGCGCAGTGCGTGGAGCTGGATTTCTTCGAACGGGTGATCGCCCTCGCCAAACAGTACGACGTACTGGTGGTGCACGACCTGGCGTACGCCGACATCGTCTACGATGGCTGGAAAGCCCCGTCGATCATGCAAGTGCCCGGCGCCAAGGACATTGCGGTGGAGTTTTTCACCCTGTCCAAGAGCTACAACATGGCCGGCTGGCGCATTGGCTTTATGGTCGGTAACCCGGAACTGGTCAACGCCCTGGCGCGGATCAAGAGTTACCACGACTACGGCACCTTCACCCCGCTGCAAGTGGCGGCAATTGCCGCGCTGGAAGGCGACCAACAGTGCGTGAAAGACATTGCCGAGCAGTACCGCCAGCGCCGCAATGTGCTGGTCAAGGGCCTGCATGAGCTGGGCTGGATGGTCGAGAACCCGAAGGCGTCGATGTACGTCTGGGCGAAGATTCCCGAGCCGTATGCCGCCATGGGCTCGCTGGAATTTGCCAAGAAACTGCTGCTGGAAGCCAAGGTGTGTGTGTCGCCGGGGATTGGCTTTGGCGAGTACGGCGATGATCATGTGCGCTTTGCGCTGATCGAAAACCAGGACCGGATTCGCCAGGCGGTACGCGGGATTCGCGGGATGTTCCGGGCCGATGGGCTGGTCAACAAAGCCTGA
- a CDS encoding gluconokinase — translation MSQPVTALVIMGVSGCGKSSVSEALCRLNGATAIEGDSFHPAANIEKMSAGHPLNDDDRAGWLDILCDELRRSLKAGEHPVLTCSALKKKYRDHLREAAPGLGFVFLELTRAVAADRVSHRPGHFMPASLIDSQFATLESPVGEPLTLALNASEDSVEELAEQTHAWWLQHGFEPNP, via the coding sequence ATGAGTCAACCTGTTACCGCCCTGGTCATCATGGGTGTTTCCGGCTGTGGCAAGTCCAGCGTCAGCGAAGCCCTGTGCCGCCTGAACGGCGCCACCGCGATTGAAGGCGACAGCTTTCACCCCGCCGCGAACATCGAAAAGATGAGCGCCGGCCACCCCCTCAACGACGACGACCGCGCCGGCTGGCTCGACATCCTGTGCGATGAGCTGCGCCGCTCGCTCAAGGCCGGTGAACACCCGGTGCTCACCTGTTCGGCGCTTAAAAAGAAATACCGCGATCACCTGCGCGAAGCCGCGCCGGGCCTGGGCTTTGTATTTCTGGAGCTGACCCGCGCCGTGGCCGCCGACCGCGTGTCCCATCGCCCTGGGCACTTCATGCCGGCCAGCCTGATCGACAGCCAGTTCGCCACGCTTGAATCGCCCGTGGGCGAGCCGCTGACCCTGGCGCTCAACGCCAGTGAAGACAGCGTCGAGGAACTGGCCGAGCAAACCCATGCCTGGTGGCTGCAACACGGCTTTGAACCTAATCCTTAA
- a CDS encoding ATP-binding protein, protein MNVLSRLRARYHRPHDTVARWIALTTMAAMLTSLGLYSVFSLVAGVWARPPILETGLMERVASISRIINAAPVHQRHTLTQAATDKVFSVQWLARREDAHLPEINDPGFNDGQKLLRDLLEMPAASIEAYEPDDWAAEHVKRPYTLMVQLTDGSWMQFSVPTRRWGLDPFKRNLIVIVLALLSTVAVALIATRHLATPLERFAQGARRFGKDFRAPPIPVVGPHEIRQAILAFNAMQAQIQHFLNDRTQMLAAISHDLRAPLTRMRLRGEFIEDAEQQSRLFRDVDEMQAMVNSALNFFRDDARLEPATAFDLAELLLTVVDDFKDAGTEVTYEGPARLVYVGRPIGLKRALSNLVDNAIKYGSEAGVRLTAEGDRVQIQVVDRGPGIASEYQEQVFAPFFRIEGSRNKNTGGVGLGLPTARATVLEHGGSLTLHNRAADGLEVRVVLPMN, encoded by the coding sequence ATGAATGTGTTATCCAGGCTACGCGCCCGATACCATCGCCCCCACGACACCGTGGCTCGCTGGATCGCCCTGACCACCATGGCGGCGATGTTGACGTCGCTGGGGCTCTACAGCGTTTTCAGCCTGGTGGCCGGCGTATGGGCCCGACCGCCGATTCTCGAAACCGGCTTGATGGAACGGGTGGCGAGCATTTCCCGGATTATCAACGCAGCGCCTGTTCATCAGCGACACACGCTTACCCAGGCTGCCACCGACAAGGTCTTCAGCGTGCAGTGGTTGGCGCGCCGCGAAGATGCACATTTACCCGAGATCAACGACCCGGGTTTCAACGATGGCCAAAAATTGCTGCGCGATCTGCTGGAGATGCCTGCCGCCTCCATCGAAGCCTACGAGCCGGATGATTGGGCCGCCGAACACGTCAAGCGCCCCTATACGTTGATGGTTCAGTTAACCGATGGGTCCTGGATGCAGTTCTCGGTGCCCACCCGCAGATGGGGGCTGGACCCGTTCAAGCGCAACCTGATCGTGATCGTGCTGGCACTGTTGTCGACGGTGGCTGTGGCGCTTATCGCGACCCGCCATCTGGCGACGCCGCTTGAACGCTTTGCCCAAGGGGCACGGCGCTTCGGCAAGGATTTCCGTGCACCGCCCATTCCTGTAGTCGGCCCTCACGAAATCCGCCAGGCGATCCTGGCCTTCAATGCCATGCAGGCGCAGATCCAGCATTTTCTGAATGACCGCACGCAAATGCTTGCCGCTATCTCCCACGATTTGCGCGCACCGCTCACCCGTATGCGGCTGCGAGGTGAGTTCATTGAGGATGCCGAACAGCAGAGCCGATTGTTCCGCGATGTTGATGAGATGCAGGCCATGGTCAACAGTGCGCTGAACTTCTTCCGGGATGACGCGAGGCTTGAACCGGCTACAGCGTTCGACCTGGCAGAATTGCTGCTGACGGTGGTCGATGACTTCAAGGATGCTGGCACCGAGGTTACCTATGAGGGCCCCGCCAGGTTGGTGTATGTCGGCCGCCCGATCGGCCTTAAACGTGCGCTGAGCAATCTGGTGGACAACGCCATCAAATACGGGAGCGAAGCGGGTGTTCGCTTGACAGCCGAAGGTGATCGCGTGCAGATCCAGGTCGTTGATCGCGGGCCGGGCATTGCCAGCGAGTACCAGGAGCAGGTGTTTGCGCCGTTCTTTCGTATCGAGGGCTCACGCAACAAAAATACCGGCGGCGTTGGTTTGGGCCTACCCACGGCCCGGGCGACGGTGCTTGAGCACGGCGGCTCGCTGACATTACACAACCGCGCCGCTGATGGGCTGGAAGTGCGTGTGGTTTTGCCGATGAATTAA
- a CDS encoding GntP family permease has protein sequence MFGMSHESYLLLDAVVTIIGLIVLITKFKVHPFIALIIAAGFLGLTSGMPVDKIIKAFQDGFGGVLGFVGIILALGTMLGKMMAESGGADQIAQTLIRAFGKEKVQWAMMFAAFLVGIPLFFEIGFVLLIPLVFIVARRTGVSLIKIGIPLLAGLSAVHGLVPPHPGPLLAIGVFGADIGKTILYGLIVALPTAIIAGPIFGTFIAKYIPGNPSQELVDQLAREPENKNLPSFSVTLITVLLPVFLMLLKTFADIAFAEGNVVRNWMDMIGHPITALLLALLLSLYTFGTRQGIHSKQILKLLDASLAPTAAIILIIGAGGGFKQMLVTSGVGDVIGHMAVNAQINPILLAWLVAAVIRVATGSATVATITGAGIVVPVVGMIPGVNRELLVLATGAGSLILSHVNDAGFWLVKQYFNMTVAETFKTWTAMETILSVVALIFIMLLSLVV, from the coding sequence ATGTTTGGCATGTCCCACGAGTCCTACCTGCTGCTAGACGCAGTGGTCACTATCATCGGGTTGATCGTTCTGATCACCAAGTTCAAGGTGCACCCGTTCATTGCACTGATCATCGCGGCCGGGTTCCTCGGCCTGACCTCGGGCATGCCCGTGGACAAGATCATCAAGGCGTTCCAGGACGGCTTCGGCGGGGTGCTCGGCTTTGTCGGCATCATCCTCGCGTTGGGCACGATGCTCGGCAAAATGATGGCTGAATCCGGCGGCGCCGATCAGATCGCCCAGACCCTGATCCGCGCCTTCGGCAAGGAAAAAGTCCAGTGGGCCATGATGTTCGCCGCGTTTCTGGTGGGCATCCCGCTGTTCTTCGAGATCGGCTTTGTGCTGCTGATCCCGCTGGTGTTTATCGTGGCGCGCCGCACCGGCGTGTCGCTGATCAAGATCGGTATCCCGCTGCTTGCCGGCCTGTCGGCGGTGCACGGCCTGGTGCCACCGCACCCGGGCCCGCTGCTGGCCATCGGCGTGTTTGGCGCGGACATCGGCAAGACCATCCTGTATGGCCTGATCGTCGCGCTGCCGACCGCCATCATCGCCGGGCCGATCTTCGGTACGTTTATCGCCAAGTACATCCCGGGCAACCCGTCCCAGGAACTGGTCGATCAACTGGCCCGCGAGCCTGAGAACAAGAACCTGCCGAGCTTCAGCGTCACCTTGATCACCGTGCTGCTGCCGGTGTTCCTGATGCTGCTGAAAACCTTCGCCGACATCGCGTTTGCCGAAGGCAATGTGGTGCGCAACTGGATGGACATGATCGGTCACCCGATCACCGCACTGCTGCTGGCGCTGCTGCTGTCGCTGTACACCTTTGGTACTCGCCAGGGCATCCATTCCAAGCAGATCCTCAAGTTGCTCGACGCGAGCCTTGCGCCGACTGCCGCGATCATCCTGATCATTGGCGCCGGTGGCGGTTTCAAGCAGATGCTGGTGACCAGCGGCGTGGGTGATGTGATCGGCCATATGGCCGTGAATGCGCAGATCAACCCGATTCTGCTGGCCTGGCTGGTGGCGGCGGTGATTCGTGTGGCAACCGGTTCGGCAACAGTGGCGACCATTACCGGCGCGGGCATTGTGGTGCCGGTGGTGGGGATGATCCCGGGGGTTAACCGTGAGCTGCTGGTGCTGGCGACGGGCGCGGGTTCGTTGATCCTGTCTCACGTCAACGATGCGGGGTTCTGGCTGGTGAAGCAGTACTTCAATATGACCGTGGCGGAGACGTTCAAGACCTGGACGGCGATGGAGACCATCCTGTCGGTGGTGGCGTTGATCTTTATCATGTTGCTGTCGTTGGTGGTCTGA